Proteins encoded in a region of the Synechococcus sp. BIOS-U3-1 genome:
- a CDS encoding Npun_F0494 family protein, with protein sequence MAACSKRRRLAGDAEARSNIGVSVRGEENENGTDSTSRVTLQDPSELTKHAVRRARQAVRCLPFQRSFYRNVEEEALSSSELVAGSDWPSQTRRRLNARETEDLLIWLIQLGVLRREVDGQGLTERVRLTPLGREVLTPWPETLPSAGLGSRLAHWCRRHRPRW encoded by the coding sequence ATGGCAGCCTGTTCCAAAAGACGGCGTCTTGCCGGGGACGCTGAAGCCAGAAGCAACATTGGTGTCTCAGTTCGCGGCGAAGAGAACGAGAATGGCACTGACAGCACGTCACGCGTGACTCTTCAGGACCCCAGCGAACTTACAAAGCATGCAGTCAGGCGAGCACGCCAAGCGGTGCGCTGCCTTCCTTTCCAACGCAGTTTCTACCGCAACGTGGAAGAGGAAGCCCTCAGCAGCAGCGAACTGGTGGCTGGTTCCGACTGGCCATCCCAGACCAGACGACGCCTGAATGCCAGGGAAACAGAGGATCTGCTGATCTGGCTGATTCAATTGGGAGTGTTGCGCCGGGAGGTTGATGGCCAGGGGCTCACGGAACGAGTGCGTCTCACCCCTCTTGGCAGGGAAGTGCTAACCCCGTGGCCGGAAACGCTCCCTTCAGCAGGCCTTGGGAGCCGTCTGGCGCACTGGTGTCGTCGACACCGCCCCCGCTGGTGA
- a CDS encoding Maf family protein: MLLLASASPARRRLLEQAAIPHRVQVSGVDEETIQDSAPTELVRRLAQAKAIAVQSQLKDDDIKAVIGCDSLFVLAGQVYGKPADSAQAVERWQQMRGSWGELHTGHCLLPGHGITSQEPRIACVTTRVLFADLSNHEIAAYVASGEPLRCAGGFALEGLGGSLVERLDGCFSNVIGLSLPLLRRWLSQI; the protein is encoded by the coding sequence ATGTTGCTTCTGGCTTCAGCGTCCCCGGCAAGACGCCGTCTTTTGGAACAGGCTGCCATCCCCCATCGCGTTCAGGTCAGCGGTGTCGATGAAGAGACCATTCAGGATTCCGCTCCGACCGAACTGGTTCGGCGTCTGGCGCAGGCCAAGGCGATCGCTGTCCAGAGCCAGCTCAAAGACGATGACATCAAAGCGGTGATCGGCTGTGATTCGTTGTTTGTCTTGGCCGGTCAGGTGTACGGAAAGCCAGCTGATTCCGCACAGGCTGTGGAACGTTGGCAACAGATGCGTGGATCCTGGGGTGAGCTGCATACGGGCCACTGCCTGCTGCCAGGGCATGGCATCACATCACAGGAGCCGCGGATTGCATGTGTGACGACTCGGGTGTTGTTTGCTGATCTGAGCAACCACGAGATCGCAGCGTATGTCGCCAGTGGCGAACCGCTTCGCTGTGCAGGAGGCTTTGCCTTGGAAGGTCTTGGAGGATCCCTTGTGGAACGTCTCGACGGTTGTTTTTCCAACGTGATCGGGCTAAGCCTGCCGCTGCTGCGCCGTTGGCTATCGCAGATTTGA
- the psbC gene encoding photosystem II reaction center protein CP43 has product METPFNSGLIATGGKDLDSTGYAWWAGNARLINLSGRLLGAHVAHAGLMVFWAGAMMLFEVSHFTFDKPMYEQGLILFPHVATLGYGVGPGGEVTDLFPFFVVGVLHLISSAVLGLGGLYHALRGPEILENYSTFFSQDWRDKNQMTNIIGYHLILLGVGCLLLVFKAMFFGGVYDTWAPGGGDVRLITNPTLDPGVIFGYLFRAPFGGEGWIIGVNSMEDIIGGHIWLGLTLISGGIWHVTTKPFGWVRRAFIWNGEAYLSYSLGALSFMSFIASAYIWFNNTAYPSEFYGPTNAESSQAQSFTFLVRDQRLGANIGSAMGPTGLGKYLMRSPTGEIIFGGETMRFWDFRGPWLEPLRGPNGLSLDKLQNDIQPWQVRRAAEYMTHAPNASLNSVGGIITEPNSVNFVNIRQWLAATQFVLAFFFLVGHLWHAGRARAAAAGFEKGIDRQAEPSLAMPDLD; this is encoded by the coding sequence GTGGAAACGCCCTTTAATTCCGGTCTTATCGCCACTGGCGGTAAAGACCTCGACTCCACCGGCTATGCCTGGTGGGCTGGCAATGCTCGTTTGATCAATCTTTCAGGCCGTCTGCTAGGTGCCCACGTGGCGCACGCAGGTCTGATGGTCTTCTGGGCTGGCGCCATGATGCTGTTCGAAGTGAGTCACTTTACTTTCGACAAGCCCATGTATGAACAGGGTCTCATCCTGTTCCCTCACGTCGCCACACTTGGCTATGGCGTGGGTCCTGGTGGCGAAGTCACCGATCTTTTTCCCTTCTTTGTCGTTGGTGTTCTGCACCTGATCAGTTCCGCTGTGCTTGGCCTCGGCGGTCTGTATCACGCTCTTCGCGGCCCTGAAATTCTTGAGAATTACTCCACGTTCTTCTCTCAGGACTGGCGTGACAAGAACCAGATGACCAACATCATTGGTTATCACCTGATCCTTCTGGGTGTTGGCTGCCTGCTCCTGGTCTTCAAGGCCATGTTCTTCGGTGGTGTTTACGACACCTGGGCACCAGGTGGTGGCGACGTTCGACTGATCACCAACCCGACTCTCGATCCGGGCGTGATCTTTGGCTACTTGTTCCGCGCACCCTTTGGTGGAGAAGGTTGGATCATCGGTGTGAACTCCATGGAGGACATCATCGGTGGCCATATCTGGTTGGGTCTCACCTTGATTTCCGGCGGCATCTGGCATGTCACCACCAAGCCTTTCGGTTGGGTGCGTCGTGCCTTCATCTGGAACGGCGAGGCATACCTGAGCTACAGCCTTGGTGCTCTGAGCTTCATGAGCTTCATTGCATCGGCTTACATCTGGTTCAACAACACGGCTTATCCCTCTGAGTTCTACGGTCCAACTAACGCCGAATCTTCACAGGCACAGAGTTTCACCTTCCTGGTGAGAGACCAGCGTCTCGGAGCCAATATCGGTTCTGCCATGGGCCCAACCGGCCTCGGTAAGTACCTGATGCGTTCACCAACTGGTGAAATCATCTTCGGTGGTGAAACGATGCGTTTCTGGGATTTCCGTGGTCCCTGGCTTGAGCCTCTTCGTGGCCCCAATGGCCTGAGTCTCGACAAGCTGCAAAACGACATCCAGCCTTGGCAGGTTCGTCGTGCTGCTGAGTACATGACTCACGCCCCCAACGCGTCACTGAATTCTGTTGGCGGCATCATCACCGAGCCAAATTCGGTGAACTTCGTGAACATCCGCCAGTGGCTTGCAGCGACTCAGTTCGTGCTCGCTTTCTTCTTCCTGGTGGGTCATCTTTGGCATGCAGGACGCGCGCGCGCTGCTGCTGCAGGTTTCGAAAAGGGTATTGATCGTCAGGCAGAGCCTTCATTGGCCATGCCAGACCTCGACTGA
- the psbD gene encoding photosystem II D2 protein (photosystem q(a) protein), with product MTIAVGRAPQRGWFDVLDDWLKRDRFVFVGWSGILLFPTAYLAIGGWLTGTTFVTSWYTHGIASSYLEGCNFLTAAVSTPADAMGHSLLLLWGPEAQGDFVRWCQLGGLWAFVALHGAFALIGFMLRQFEIARLVGIRPYNAIAFSGPIAVFVSVFLMYPLGQSSWFFAPSFGVAAIFRFLLFLQGFHNWTLNPFHMMGVAGILGGALLCAIHGATVENTLFEDGEQANTFKAFEPTQEEETYSMVTANRFWSQIFGIAFSNKRWLHFFMLFVPVMGLWTSSIGIIGLALNLRAYDFVSQEIRAAEDPEFETFYTKNILLNEGLRAWMAPADQPHENFVFPEEVLPRGNAL from the coding sequence ATGACGATCGCTGTAGGACGCGCGCCACAGCGGGGATGGTTCGACGTCCTCGATGACTGGCTCAAGCGCGACCGCTTCGTTTTTGTCGGCTGGTCCGGCATTCTTCTCTTTCCAACGGCCTACTTGGCCATCGGTGGCTGGCTTACAGGCACCACCTTTGTCACCTCTTGGTACACCCACGGCATCGCGTCGTCGTACCTGGAAGGTTGCAACTTCCTGACTGCTGCTGTGTCCACCCCCGCTGATGCGATGGGTCACAGCCTTCTGTTGCTCTGGGGCCCTGAAGCCCAGGGTGACTTTGTTCGCTGGTGTCAGCTCGGCGGCCTCTGGGCCTTCGTTGCCCTGCACGGTGCTTTCGCCCTGATCGGCTTCATGCTGCGTCAGTTCGAAATTGCTCGTCTGGTCGGCATCCGTCCTTACAACGCCATCGCCTTCTCAGGCCCGATTGCGGTGTTCGTCAGTGTCTTCCTGATGTACCCCCTCGGCCAGAGCAGCTGGTTCTTCGCGCCCTCCTTTGGTGTGGCAGCGATCTTCCGCTTCCTCCTCTTCTTGCAGGGCTTCCACAACTGGACCCTGAACCCCTTCCACATGATGGGCGTCGCCGGCATTCTCGGCGGTGCACTGCTTTGCGCCATTCACGGCGCCACCGTGGAAAACACCTTGTTTGAGGATGGTGAGCAGGCCAACACCTTCAAGGCGTTCGAGCCCACACAGGAAGAAGAGACCTATTCGATGGTCACCGCCAACCGCTTCTGGAGTCAGATCTTCGGAATTGCTTTCTCCAACAAGCGCTGGCTGCACTTCTTCATGTTGTTCGTGCCTGTGATGGGCCTGTGGACCAGCTCCATCGGCATCATCGGTTTGGCCCTCAACCTGCGCGCCTATGACTTCGTGTCACAGGAAATCCGCGCTGCAGAAGATCCCGAATTTGAGACCTTCTACACCAAGAACATCCTTCTGAATGAAGGTCTGCGTGCCTGGATGGCACCGGCTGACCAGCCGCACGAAAACTTCGTCTTCCCTGAAGAGGTTCTGCCCCGTGGAAACGCCCTTTAA
- a CDS encoding photosystem I assembly protein Ycf4, whose translation MAADLLEQPVVGSRRLSNVLVAAMVTIGGVGFLFASLSSYLGRDLLPLGHPAGLLFIPQGLVMGLYSIAAALLATYLWTVIAIDVGAGMNRFDKSSGVVTISRRGFRKPISVEIPIKDIKAVKVEVRDGFNTRRRVSLRVQGRRDMPLTRVGEPLPLAQLEQDGAELARFLNVNLEGL comes from the coding sequence ATGGCCGCTGATCTGCTTGAACAACCTGTCGTCGGATCACGGCGGCTGTCGAATGTCCTGGTCGCCGCCATGGTCACCATCGGTGGTGTCGGTTTCTTGTTTGCCTCACTCTCCAGTTACCTAGGGCGTGATCTGCTTCCTCTTGGTCACCCTGCTGGACTTCTTTTCATTCCGCAGGGTCTAGTGATGGGCCTGTACAGCATTGCTGCAGCTCTCTTAGCCACCTACCTCTGGACGGTGATCGCCATTGACGTAGGTGCCGGAATGAATCGCTTCGACAAATCCTCAGGCGTCGTCACCATCTCTCGCAGGGGCTTTCGCAAACCGATCAGTGTCGAGATTCCGATCAAGGACATCAAAGCTGTCAAGGTCGAGGTCCGAGACGGCTTCAACACCCGACGTCGCGTGTCTCTGCGTGTGCAGGGTCGACGCGACATGCCGCTCACCAGAGTGGGCGAACCTCTCCCTCTCGCTCAGCTCGAGCAAGACGGAGCTGAGCTTGCACGCTTTCTGAATGTGAATCTTGAAGGCCTTTGA
- a CDS encoding peptidylprolyl isomerase: MFPRPFQTLLTLALCLPLLISCASSTTASVPVGCEQAISPCLQGKATVELTTSKGSITLELDGDAAPVTAGNFLDLVQRGEYNGTVFHRVVRDPVPFVVQGGDPSSSDPATPKSQYGTGSFVDPTTGQARFVPLELSFNGEDQPRYGRVVSNPTELVQLKLSHERGALAMARSQAPDSASAQFYIALKPLPELDGRYAVFGRVTEGLEVVDAIRQDDTLEKAALLTPGL, translated from the coding sequence ATGTTTCCACGACCCTTTCAAACACTCTTGACACTTGCCCTGTGTCTGCCTCTGCTGATTAGTTGTGCGTCAAGTACAACTGCCTCGGTGCCGGTTGGGTGCGAGCAGGCCATCAGTCCTTGTCTTCAGGGCAAAGCAACCGTTGAGCTCACGACTAGCAAGGGTTCGATCACGTTGGAGCTCGATGGAGATGCCGCGCCTGTGACGGCTGGGAATTTTCTCGACCTGGTGCAAAGAGGTGAATACAACGGCACTGTGTTTCATCGCGTAGTGCGAGACCCAGTTCCTTTCGTCGTTCAGGGGGGTGATCCCTCCTCCAGTGATCCCGCTACACCGAAATCGCAGTATGGAACGGGCAGCTTTGTTGATCCGACCACTGGCCAGGCACGATTTGTACCTCTTGAGCTGTCCTTCAACGGCGAAGACCAGCCTCGTTATGGCCGTGTCGTCAGTAATCCCACTGAGCTTGTGCAACTGAAGCTCAGTCATGAACGCGGAGCCCTGGCCATGGCTCGGTCCCAGGCCCCGGATTCTGCCAGTGCTCAGTTCTACATCGCACTCAAGCCCCTTCCTGAGCTTGACGGTCGCTATGCCGTTTTCGGGCGAGTTACTGAAGGTCTTGAAGTGGTGGATGCCATCCGTCAGGACGACACCCTTGAGAAAGCCGCTTTACTGACACCAGGCCTCTGA
- the ilvN gene encoding acetolactate synthase small subunit: MKHTLSVLVEDESGALSRIAGLFARRGFNIDSLAVGPAEAAGRSRLTMVVEGDEQTVQQMTKQLDKLVNVLQVLDLSQRPAVERELMLMKVSAPAERRSAILELVQVFRAKVVDVADDALTLEVVGDPGKLVALERLMAPYGIEEIARTGKVALERASGVNTEMLKASNSGGRVPA, encoded by the coding sequence ATGAAGCACACACTGTCGGTTCTGGTGGAGGACGAATCCGGCGCCCTCAGCCGTATCGCCGGCCTGTTCGCTCGCCGAGGCTTCAACATCGACAGCCTTGCGGTTGGTCCTGCTGAGGCTGCTGGTCGCTCAAGACTGACCATGGTGGTCGAGGGTGACGAACAAACCGTTCAACAGATGACCAAGCAGCTGGACAAACTTGTCAACGTCCTGCAGGTTCTCGACCTTTCACAGCGTCCTGCCGTTGAACGGGAGTTGATGCTGATGAAAGTCTCCGCACCCGCGGAACGGCGCAGCGCAATTCTTGAATTGGTTCAGGTGTTCAGAGCCAAGGTCGTCGATGTAGCCGACGACGCTCTGACCCTCGAGGTTGTGGGTGATCCGGGAAAGCTGGTTGCTTTGGAACGGCTGATGGCTCCCTATGGCATCGAGGAAATCGCCCGGACTGGCAAGGTCGCACTGGAAAGAGCTTCTGGGGTCAATACCGAAATGCTCAAAGCTTCAAACAGCGGCGGGCGCGTGCCCGCCTGA
- a CDS encoding alpha/beta fold hydrolase produces MHATAPQPASTGANWGEASTWHWMGLSCHWRVLGEPSAPPIVLIHGFGASSSHWRHNAGALAAAGYRVFSLDLIGFGRSDQPGLNRHFSLDNRLWSRQLATFLEEVVQQPAVLVGNSLGGLTVLTTAALRPELVKAAVAAPLPDPTLLRPLRQQQSGWLVRLRAITVTAICRLLPLELIVPIIARTPLLRAGLQGAYQRSIQSDRELLNLIAQPALRMTAARSLRAMSVGMALRPRNATASVLLQRLKTMLNAPPVLLLWGRQDRFVPLMIGELVQSQHPWVELRVIENAGHCPHDETPERFHLELLHWLDRNLEGTSAPGIGHQA; encoded by the coding sequence GTGCACGCAACCGCTCCCCAGCCTGCCTCCACCGGTGCCAACTGGGGAGAAGCCAGTACTTGGCACTGGATGGGTCTCAGTTGTCACTGGCGGGTTCTTGGGGAACCTTCCGCTCCACCCATCGTGCTCATTCACGGCTTCGGCGCCAGCAGCAGCCATTGGAGGCATAACGCCGGAGCTCTCGCAGCAGCTGGCTACCGGGTGTTCAGTCTCGATCTGATCGGATTCGGGCGCTCCGACCAGCCCGGCCTGAATCGGCACTTCTCACTTGACAACAGACTCTGGTCCAGACAATTGGCCACATTTCTCGAAGAGGTTGTGCAACAACCGGCGGTACTTGTGGGCAACTCACTAGGCGGCCTCACTGTTCTGACAACCGCTGCGCTGCGACCCGAGCTGGTGAAAGCTGCAGTTGCAGCGCCTCTACCGGACCCAACCCTGCTGCGCCCCCTGCGACAACAGCAGTCCGGCTGGCTTGTGCGATTGCGAGCCATCACGGTGACTGCGATCTGTCGCCTTCTACCCCTAGAGCTAATCGTGCCAATAATTGCGCGAACCCCATTGCTGCGAGCTGGGCTTCAGGGTGCTTATCAGCGATCGATTCAATCCGACAGAGAACTGCTCAACCTGATTGCCCAACCCGCCCTCAGGATGACAGCGGCGAGAAGCCTTCGGGCCATGAGCGTGGGCATGGCTTTGCGCCCCAGAAACGCCACCGCCTCAGTGCTCCTGCAACGTCTTAAAACGATGCTCAACGCCCCCCCGGTGCTGTTGCTCTGGGGGCGTCAGGACCGATTCGTGCCCTTGATGATCGGCGAATTAGTTCAATCCCAGCACCCATGGGTGGAGCTCAGAGTGATCGAAAATGCCGGGCATTGTCCCCACGACGAAACTCCTGAGCGCTTTCATCTGGAGTTGCTGCACTGGCTGGACCGTAATTTGGAAGGAACAAGCGCACCAGGGATCGGTCACCAGGCATGA
- a CDS encoding N2,N2-dimethylguanosine tRNA methyltransferase: MEAGWGAVACTHLEAPASHYREGAVCLQTGSGFFRKDSRPSRDLSVLLATHQASEAQRPLRWLDLMAGCGIRGLRWGLEALPESRPDLELWFNDADPNRSSLLESNLQPLQAVSGLALTTTCWAAERLLRQAYLDQTFFDLIDLDAFGCPNALVQSALAVLRFDGLLVLASTDGRSPTGHDRLAAVRHFGAAARAHPASWEIALRLQLAVLAREAWQFGRGLEPVACFSEGRTFRLVVRLHQRMSADEEWQLGLLARCERCGDQAVQALLKLSGWRSCLCTDGQGRWAVTGPLWIGPLQKSAFLNQLLNLADLQPVTLSSAGRRLLQRLQRDCGLPVCCWSTAELSSRLSLSGPPPLNELVHSLLRAGHQACPSAVMNGQLRTDAPLAELFQQCIQLMAGDR, from the coding sequence GTGGAGGCAGGCTGGGGAGCGGTTGCGTGCACGCATCTGGAAGCGCCAGCGTCTCACTATCGCGAAGGAGCTGTCTGCCTGCAGACGGGATCTGGTTTTTTCCGAAAGGATTCTCGGCCCTCCAGGGATCTTTCGGTTCTGTTGGCGACCCACCAGGCGTCAGAGGCACAACGGCCACTGCGCTGGCTTGACCTGATGGCCGGTTGCGGTATTCGTGGACTGCGCTGGGGACTCGAGGCCCTTCCCGAATCCAGACCCGATCTGGAACTTTGGTTCAACGATGCCGATCCGAATCGCAGCTCTTTGCTGGAGTCGAACCTTCAGCCTTTGCAAGCTGTTAGTGGTCTTGCTTTGACGACCACCTGCTGGGCGGCGGAGCGTCTGTTGAGACAGGCCTATCTCGATCAGACCTTCTTCGATTTGATCGATCTTGATGCCTTCGGGTGTCCCAATGCTCTGGTTCAGTCGGCCTTAGCGGTGCTTCGCTTCGACGGACTACTGGTCCTCGCCAGCACCGATGGGCGTTCGCCAACTGGCCATGACCGGCTTGCCGCGGTCCGTCATTTCGGGGCAGCGGCGCGAGCGCATCCTGCGAGTTGGGAGATTGCCCTGCGACTACAGCTTGCAGTGCTTGCGCGAGAAGCCTGGCAATTTGGTCGGGGTCTTGAACCCGTTGCCTGTTTCAGCGAAGGACGCACATTTCGGCTCGTGGTGCGGCTGCACCAGCGAATGTCCGCTGATGAGGAATGGCAGCTGGGTCTGCTGGCACGTTGCGAGCGCTGTGGTGATCAAGCGGTGCAAGCCCTTTTAAAACTTTCGGGCTGGAGGTCATGTCTCTGCACTGATGGACAGGGGCGATGGGCGGTCACAGGGCCGCTCTGGATCGGTCCTCTACAAAAGTCTGCATTTCTGAATCAATTGCTCAACCTTGCCGACTTACAGCCAGTCACCCTGTCATCGGCTGGCCGGCGTCTGCTGCAACGTCTGCAGAGGGATTGCGGATTGCCCGTCTGCTGCTGGTCAACCGCCGAGCTCTCTAGTCGTCTTTCTCTTTCGGGACCACCTCCGCTGAATGAGCTGGTTCATTCGCTTCTGAGAGCTGGGCACCAGGCTTGCCCAAGTGCAGTCATGAATGGCCAGCTGCGCACCGATGCGCCATTGGCTGAGTTATTTCAACAATGCATTCAACTTATGGCTGGAGATCGTTAA
- the petM gene encoding cytochrome b6-f complex subunit PetM has protein sequence MASEIFGIAAVFWVLIPVGLAGGALLLKLQKD, from the coding sequence ATGGCTTCGGAGATTTTCGGGATTGCAGCTGTGTTTTGGGTGCTGATTCCCGTTGGCCTGGCAGGTGGTGCCCTGTTGCTGAAGCTTCAAAAGGACTGA
- a CDS encoding NAD(P)H-binding protein — MKVLVVGGTGTLGRQIARRALDQGHDVRCMVRTPRKASFLQEWGCELTRGDLLNPASLDYALDGVDAVIDAATSRPDDPRSVYETDWDGKLNLLRACERAGVNRFVFLSLLNAEQHRDVPLMDIKYCTEKLLKESELDYTILQGVAFMQGVISQFAIPVLESQTVWVSGSPTSIAYMNTQDMARFAVAALDHAETVRKTFPVVGPKAWNSGEVVQLCERASERSARVFRVPSFIMRFTEGMCSFFEPAVNVAERLAFAEVVGGGGSMDAPMEETCQSFGIDPGEITHLEAYIQEYYDTILKRLRAMEADLDKDAKKKLPF, encoded by the coding sequence ATGAAGGTTCTTGTGGTCGGTGGAACAGGAACCCTTGGCAGGCAAATCGCCCGCAGGGCTCTTGATCAAGGTCATGACGTTCGCTGCATGGTGCGAACTCCCAGAAAAGCGTCCTTCCTTCAGGAGTGGGGATGTGAACTCACTCGAGGTGATCTGCTGAATCCTGCCAGCCTTGACTACGCCCTCGATGGTGTCGATGCTGTGATCGATGCGGCCACCAGTCGCCCTGATGATCCCAGGAGCGTGTATGAGACGGACTGGGATGGCAAGCTCAATCTGCTCAGAGCCTGTGAGCGTGCTGGAGTTAACCGTTTTGTGTTCCTTTCCCTTCTGAATGCAGAACAGCATCGTGATGTCCCGTTGATGGACATCAAGTACTGCACTGAAAAACTCCTGAAGGAATCAGAGCTCGACTACACCATCCTTCAAGGCGTGGCTTTCATGCAGGGCGTGATCAGTCAGTTCGCCATCCCTGTTTTGGAGAGCCAAACTGTTTGGGTGAGCGGCAGCCCCACATCGATCGCTTATATGAATACGCAGGACATGGCCCGTTTCGCTGTGGCCGCGCTCGATCATGCGGAAACAGTACGCAAAACATTTCCTGTTGTGGGGCCTAAGGCCTGGAACAGCGGTGAGGTAGTTCAGCTCTGCGAGCGTGCCTCTGAGAGATCGGCCAGGGTCTTCCGAGTGCCCTCTTTCATCATGCGATTCACCGAAGGGATGTGTTCCTTCTTTGAACCTGCTGTGAATGTGGCCGAGCGTTTGGCATTCGCCGAGGTCGTTGGCGGTGGCGGTTCAATGGATGCGCCAATGGAGGAGACCTGTCAGAGCTTTGGTATTGATCCTGGTGAAATCACTCATCTCGAGGCCTACATCCAGGAGTATTACGACACCATCCTCAAGCGCCTGCGGGCAATGGAAGCCGATCTCGACAAGGACGCCAAGAAAAAATTGCCGTTCTGA
- a CDS encoding methyltransferase domain-containing protein yields the protein MSEGCCGPALDQTQAVEERYGAAALEQEACLCTPVAFDASLLKVIPNEVVDRDYGCGDPTRWVRSDDIVLDLGSGSGKNAFICAQVVGAGGAVIGVDRNADMLELARVAAPVVAERVGFSNVRFVEGAIEALDAPTASGELLIPSASVDVVLSNCVLNLVNPSARAALLANIRRVLRPLGRVAISDIVCNRTVPQHLQQDPELWSGCISGAWEEEAFLNDFRALGFEDVSYADRSDQPWRVVEGIEFRAVTLTGTLAAG from the coding sequence ATGAGCGAAGGATGTTGTGGACCGGCTCTGGATCAAACTCAAGCCGTTGAAGAGCGCTATGGCGCAGCTGCATTGGAGCAGGAAGCCTGCCTCTGCACGCCAGTCGCCTTTGATGCATCTTTGCTGAAAGTCATCCCGAATGAGGTGGTGGATCGCGATTACGGTTGCGGCGACCCGACGCGCTGGGTCCGCTCTGATGACATCGTGCTGGATCTGGGCAGTGGCAGCGGCAAAAATGCCTTTATTTGCGCCCAGGTTGTCGGAGCCGGTGGTGCTGTGATCGGGGTGGATCGCAACGCCGACATGTTGGAGCTTGCTCGTGTTGCGGCGCCTGTGGTGGCCGAGAGAGTCGGTTTCAGCAACGTTCGTTTTGTTGAGGGTGCGATCGAAGCCCTGGATGCGCCTACTGCTTCGGGTGAGTTGCTGATTCCCTCAGCCAGTGTGGATGTAGTGCTGAGCAATTGTGTTCTCAACCTGGTCAATCCTTCTGCACGTGCGGCCCTACTCGCCAATATCCGCAGAGTGTTGCGTCCTCTAGGCCGCGTCGCCATCAGCGACATTGTGTGTAACCGCACGGTTCCACAGCATCTCCAACAAGACCCAGAGCTCTGGAGTGGTTGTATTAGCGGTGCATGGGAAGAGGAAGCCTTCCTGAACGATTTCCGCGCACTCGGCTTTGAGGATGTGAGTTACGCCGACCGCTCGGATCAGCCATGGCGTGTTGTGGAAGGAATCGAATTCCGGGCTGTCACGCTCACCGGAACTTTGGCTGCCGGTTGA
- a CDS encoding pseudouridine synthase codes for MLRRTLLTLLLHKPFGVLSQFTLEPGSRWGCLSDWVNVPDVYAAGRLDADSEGLLLLTSNGRLQQRLTDPRFGHWRTYWVQVEGTPDQSQLDALCDGVMVKQQLTRPARAQRLTAEQQKAIKERNPPIRTRLSIPTAWLQLSLREGRNRQVRRMTAAVGLPTLRLIRHSIDLMDGGPPLSLSGLSSGQWRELTPDEHQRLMALLNRQPKFR; via the coding sequence CTGCTTCGGCGAACACTCCTGACACTTCTGCTTCACAAGCCATTCGGAGTGCTGAGCCAGTTCACACTCGAACCCGGCAGTCGATGGGGGTGCCTCTCCGACTGGGTAAACGTGCCTGATGTGTATGCAGCGGGTCGTCTGGACGCCGACAGTGAGGGCCTGCTCCTACTGACTTCCAATGGTCGTCTGCAACAACGACTGACAGACCCACGTTTCGGGCATTGGCGCACCTATTGGGTGCAGGTTGAGGGCACTCCTGATCAATCTCAGCTGGATGCCCTTTGTGATGGGGTGATGGTCAAACAACAGCTCACAAGGCCTGCAAGAGCCCAAAGGCTTACTGCTGAGCAACAGAAGGCAATCAAGGAACGCAACCCGCCAATTCGCACAAGGCTCAGTATTCCCACCGCATGGCTCCAGCTGAGTCTCAGGGAAGGTCGCAACCGCCAAGTGCGTCGCATGACCGCAGCGGTAGGACTTCCCACGCTGAGACTGATCCGCCACAGCATTGATCTAATGGATGGAGGTCCGCCACTCAGCCTCAGTGGACTGTCTTCAGGCCAATGGCGTGAGCTCACCCCGGACGAGCATCAACGCTTAATGGCACTGCTCAACCGGCAGCCAAAGTTCCGGTGA
- a CDS encoding Nif11-like leader peptide family natural product precursor: MSESALAFFATLTQTDSQVREQVRQASTPMHVVNLAKEKGHVFTQATMMKMQAEKLKDLHDDHINSASSWGEALLICFGEHS, translated from the coding sequence GTGTCCGAGTCTGCTCTCGCCTTTTTCGCAACCCTCACACAGACTGATTCCCAGGTCCGCGAACAGGTACGTCAGGCCTCGACTCCCATGCATGTGGTGAACCTGGCCAAAGAAAAAGGACACGTGTTTACCCAGGCCACCATGATGAAAATGCAGGCCGAAAAATTGAAGGATCTGCATGATGACCACATCAACAGCGCCTCAAGCTGGGGTGAAGCTCTGTTGATCTGCTTCGGCGAACACTCCTGA